The genomic region tacctatattttatccactGTACgggcagttcccacgggatgcgggcgAAAGCGCGAGAAAATGGCTTAgttatgcaataaataaataagtgtataCTCACCATCAGTATCGAGCATATTGTGGACTTGCTGTATATACTTCTGTCGACACGTCTTGGGATCGTCGGGGTTGAGCGCTATGGCGTCGTACGTGCCTTTGTCGTGCACGATACCGAACTTGCCGAGCTGAGTGACAGAGTCTTCTAAAATGTCGAATACCTGGGAAAAtagataaagaaaattaaaaaaaaatacatattgatCCTGACAAATTGAgaaccgacttcctaaaaaggaggggctttttaagaagtcggttaaaagtatAAAGATTTATCTATCCTGTATTAGTTTCGTAATAatcaacctttttatcgtcccactgctgggctgcggcctcctctcacacagagaaggattgagcatcaGTCACCACACTCGCTCAATTAGTCCAGGTTTCATCAAGATGTATTCCTTCATGTTAATTTAATCTTCACAATGTCcaatatatacatacaaacttagaaaatgtGCTTGTGTGTACTACTCTAATCTTGGGCTGAACCCaaacactcatacttgagaggttgatgcTTTACGcattaggccaccacaacttctACTTCTGTTTGTATGCATTCTAGCAAACACAATGGAATGTAGGTACTAAGGATATTGTCAATTTGTAATGATTGTCATGGTAACTaacaatagtattttatttgctgaatATTTACCTTATACTGTATATGAGGGAACTCAGTCTGTGTCACCTTCTCTGCGAGGGTAATGGCTTCGGGGCAGTAGTCCACGCCCAGCAGGTTTGTAAACCCTTCTCGTGCCAGCTCTGACAGTGTGTAGCCATTACCACAACCTGGAATAATGTATGgttcattttaataaacagagacacatatttttatgatgagTATTCTTTTTAATATCCCCGTGGACACAGCAAAGTAGaattatcggcacgaatcttcaGCGCCTGCGCAGatgtgatttattagcaaagaacttTACaaccccgcgcctcacttcataccacaaaagggacacaataaattacttctgcgcaggtgaaggccagcgctcaagattcgtgccgatgattataccagGGTTTTACATAAAGGGTTTGCCTATCAGACCTTGAGACTAAAATTGACTGAAATGAACCCAGTTGATTTGTCAGCTACCTCAATAATTTTTGTCAAACTTTGTTCATCTGTTTGAGTGTGAAGAAGTAAGAAATACACAAACTTATAACATTAGTTAGGTATACTATCAATTCTTATATTCTATTCTTATGTTCTGTGCAGGATTTTTTTGGGTTGTTTAatgactaatttatttataactagccgttttcccgcggtttcacccgcgtcccgtgggagctacttcccgcaccaggataaaatatagcctatgttactcgcagataatatagctttctaatggtgaaagaatattttaaatcggtacagtagtttttgagtttatccattacatacaaacaaccaaacaaagttttcctctttataatattagtatagattatacgAAAAAGTCACTCAACTGATATATTTCAGTTTTGGCTTCTCTAAAATCACTTGATTGCCGATCTATCTACTATTCTTATTATATAGTCTCACCTAAATCTATAACGGGTGTATCCCTCTCAACGCCACAGTTGCAGATCCAGTTAATGACTCTGTCAGCGCTGTCCTCCCCAAACCACACGTCCCCGGTGTCTCCATGCTCCTCGAAGTTGCGAATCTCCTTGATGTACGCCCGCTGCCAGTAGTCTTGTGTGCCCAGTTCTGAAGGGTCCAGCTCGGCGTCGGACATTGTTactgaaaattgtattttaacataataaaatcttgtgttatgaaaaaagttttaagtatAGTTAGATTTACAATTAGCATGTATCTCCCCTATCTATAAGAATTTTTATACAATATGTCATCATTTGCTaagctttttctcaactatgttggggttggcttccagtctaaccggatgcagctgagtaccagttgctacaaggagcgactgcctatctgaccttctaaACCCAATTATCCTGGTAATTTAATATCCCAAGACTTAAAACTACTATCCCccagtaaacaaataaactactgtataaaataatactcaTATTGATAAGTATCTGTTATTAgtgtatttaaattaacttttagcctcactttacttttaaaatgcattttaaaataaaaagtcggGTCAGTGAGTCGTCTTAGGAGTCGTATCGAGATTGTTTACCTACCTTTAGTTAAGttcctactcaaatggagtgtGTAATAGGCCTTTAGATTTTCAATTCTTGACTTATCGAAATGTAAGAGCTGTTTTacgtgataaaatataaacaaacttaTCGGAATAACtttcgttttaatattgttgttttgagGTTACATCGATAAAAACAAACCGTTGATGTAGTGTTTGTCTACAAAACACACGGACTTGATACACAATAAGCCATTTAATACCAGGATATTTACTAACTGTGAACCTTACCTGAGTTATTATGATTATAtacaaagttttcttaaaatagaaatcgtgtttttattttgataacctCCTCAGTTGTTTTGACGTTAGTAGTGTTGTCATTTCAATTCATTAAACTGAGGTGGTAGTTAATTTAATCTTAGTCGATTAAATCACTTTCGGCTAGTAATTTTACCCAGATTAATGACTGAAATCTAGAGcaaaataaacgtgattttttttctcgttttataaataatggtacggaacctttcgtGCGCGAGTCGGCCCTtggcacttggccggtttttaggTTTCATAAAGCTcagagagcatcggcgcgcatttttctttccacacagaccggagccgatcggctgcgcgagcatgcaatcggagccaaacgttAATAAAAACGATTATACGATACGATTTTTATTGCTGTAAAAACCAAAATCCTATTGCCAgaaaattaaaaccatttttacCCAGGACAAAttctttattatacataattaacataccaagaaaacaaactaaataaatgtatatttacatGGCATTAAAACGTTCTAGAGCgattaaaaatcaaaactaacttatttttcatttaggaatgttaaaatatataattattgtcAAATTAACTAGGCCAGCCTCTTCTTTTCTTCGTCCTTGCATCACAGGCTAGCAGCTTTAATACAAGTTTACTAATTGAACTGATTTTTGGCATATTATTCGACCTAAATTTTATTAAGTGGATTATATTAATCAggaaaagtacataatattccATTCAAATTATCTAAGCTATTGAAGAGAGATCACATCATAGCCTCGATGTGACGTAGTCCGGCTGAAAACAAAAGCAGAttgttaatacattttaatcttatttttcaattttttttaagacacATCTTTCTCTGTTAAAAGACTTCATACTTGGAgccattaaataataataaaattcaactGCATCATCTCGCGGCATGTGCCGTGAAGACATTATTTTTGGCGAGAACTATAAACCATCACTGTTTTCGTTATCATTTGCAGTTTTAAAGTTTATATGACGTCTTATTATAGGTATCTATCAGTTGACATTATTAGCCCCAtgcaagtaatgtcaaattcctatacttatgtaaaaaagtaaaacaagacAGACAGAATATTGGGAATAGCCGTTAGAAAAGTGCATAATTACATATACTACGCGCGGCGAATCATGATCCCTATGACATTTCAACTGACAGTCGTAATGATCATCATTCGCCGCGCGTAGTATAAGTGTCCGAATGCTGCcactaaatattaaattcaatgataaaaaatgatttttatgtaTACTTACAGAAACAAACCAGTATGAATCCTTTCTAAATATGAGCCGCGATATAAAGCCCATGTCAGACGCCGGCGCAATCGTGTGCAAGTGTAGATGTCTCACACTACGGAATGGAGGCCAGTGGTAGCCCAGCCGAGAGTCTTCAAGCGGTAAATTGTTTTTCGCTAACTGTTCGTGAGCTATTGACAGCATTTTATCAACTGAAATCAgaataaactcaaaatcgttcattcaaacttggctgcaaaacagcactttttgaacttagggaaatttacaaaagacagcccctaaCACCCCACCCTTcacgtgtttttgctgggaagaagaagcggCACAATAAGCTCTCCAGCAAAAAAAATGCATAGATATTAAATCCGCAGCTATTCTCTCTATTGATAAAATTGACAATAAAATgaacaaacttttatttatgtatgctTCCCAAATGTCAATATGTTTTGATGGACTGCACCTATGGTGTTGCCAATTTTTGAACTAAGATTTAACCCATAATTTATGGTAAACAGTAATAATCAAACTatacattttcaaattgaatatttcatGATCAActtattacaattttttattttataaataagaagtTTCGAAAAACTGAAATTCTAAATTAgtaacgataaaataataattaaaatcccAAACATGTTACAGGTTGCAGTAGAATGCCCATTATCCGAACGATGATTTGTGCATCTTA from Helicoverpa armigera isolate CAAS_96S chromosome 31, ASM3070526v1, whole genome shotgun sequence harbors:
- the LOC110380127 gene encoding EEF1A lysine methyltransferase 2; this encodes MSDAELDPSELGTQDYWQRAYIKEIRNFEEHGDTGDVWFGEDSADRVINWICNCGVERDTPVIDLGCGNGYTLSELAREGFTNLLGVDYCPEAITLAEKVTQTEFPHIQYKVFDILEDSVTQLGKFGIVHDKGTYDAIALNPDDPKTCRQKYIQQVHNMLDTDGLFIITSCNWTEEELIKHFSEKLRLKRALPTPQFRFGGKVGSVVSSVVFEKISY
- the LOC110380124 gene encoding adenosine 5'-monophosphoramidase HINT3 — its product is MTSLPAVQRSACIFCNIANKLEPTEIIYEDEDVCVFPDIKPASKLHLLVIPKRHVEDVKCLTPEDKDLVDKMLSIAHEQLAKNNLPLEDSRLGYHWPPFRSVRHLHLHTIAPASDMGFISRLIFRKDSYWFVSPDYVTSRL